In Methanothermus fervidus DSM 2088, a single genomic region encodes these proteins:
- a CDS encoding protein of unknown function DUF1002 (COGs: COG4086 secreted protein~InterPro IPR009343~KEGG: mth:MTH1038 hypothetical protein~PFAM: protein of unknown function DUF1002~SPTR: O27117 Conserved protein~PFAM: Protein of unknown function (DUF1002)), translated as MKKILIIVMILLCLSSPLYAMSNLLVTLGEATNSNKYYKSKVLSYFQSKINKNIKDAKICVITASEVNEVSKNITGKIYAPSQIYSCALVDLSYNQGIKVEVDKSKINIVTPEMYANALESTGIDKGYVVVTSPVPATGESALAGVLKSYEVAVGVPIPEPAKKLSVEELNLQNKISNETNQSGEKIAALFKEVKNQVREQNIQNPEEVKTIIRNVANNMGINISQSQVNNMSNLITESQKLQNTLQNFKQKLNEIAGTQGSGILDQIYKLLQEFVNIIQNIFNSLQNMGR; from the coding sequence ATGAAAAAAATTTTAATTATTGTAATGATATTGCTTTGTTTATCAAGCCCATTGTATGCAATGTCCAATCTACTAGTGACATTAGGAGAAGCAACAAACTCAAATAAATATTATAAAAGTAAAGTTTTGAGTTATTTTCAATCAAAAATCAATAAAAATATCAAAGATGCTAAAATATGTGTTATAACAGCTTCTGAGGTTAATGAAGTATCAAAAAATATAACAGGTAAAATTTATGCTCCAAGCCAAATATATTCATGTGCATTAGTTGATTTAAGTTACAACCAAGGAATAAAAGTTGAAGTAGATAAAAGTAAAATAAATATTGTTACTCCAGAGATGTATGCAAATGCTTTAGAATCCACAGGAATTGATAAAGGTTATGTAGTAGTTACATCCCCAGTGCCAGCAACTGGTGAATCTGCTTTAGCAGGTGTATTAAAATCTTATGAAGTGGCTGTAGGTGTACCAATACCAGAACCTGCTAAGAAATTATCTGTCGAAGAATTGAATCTTCAAAATAAAATAAGTAATGAAACTAATCAAAGTGGTGAAAAAATAGCAGCATTATTTAAAGAAGTTAAAAATCAAGTTAGAGAACAAAATATTCAAAATCCTGAAGAAGTTAAAACAATAATACGTAATGTAGCAAACAATATGGGTATAAATATTTCACAATCACAAGTAAATAACATGTCAAATTTAATTACAGAGTCACAAAAATTACAGAATACTTTACAAAATTTTAAACAAAAATTAAATGAAATCGCTGGGACACAAGGCTCAGGAATATTAGACCAAATATACAAGTTATTACAGGAATTTGTAAACATAATTCAAAATATATTCAACTCTTTGCAGAATATGGGGAGATAA